In Anopheles arabiensis isolate DONGOLA chromosome 2, AaraD3, whole genome shotgun sequence, the genomic window tagtagaatattattttaatcaataactataggtttaacaactgttcatgaacaaaaatgaatttcgtaaataccactagacactacagagctgcacaacaaactggttgcccacttgactatcgctgcaaatttTCGCCATatgtttgaacagctgtcacatttatgcgcacggttaagccgcccacCGGTttatccgcccccggataatcgacgttctactgtatttgatgattttaatagtttaacaattatgaaaaattagtTTGTGGTTGTTCCTTCAAAAATgtcacacatttagtttgacagataacatcggatgcggcgtccgacgaaatattttatttttaattctgtcatacgacgaaatcgcacgtccgacgttatctgtcaaattccatattaAATTTTGACAGACTATCAAGCTATCCCTACCCCGTCGCTTATAAAAACGAAGTGGAACAGCAAATTTCAAAGATGTTAGCGGACGGTATTATTCGTCCTTCACGATCCGCCTGGAACTCGCCACTTTAGGTCgttcaaaaaaaggaaacagtgAATGTTCTGACGGAGAGAAAAAGCTACGATTAGTGATCGATTACAGGCGTCTTAATCAAAAAACCATTTCTGAAAAATACCCTATCCCAGACATACAAAATATTCTTGACCAGTTAGGTGGgaataaatatttcactaCACTCGACCTTGCTTCTAGTTTCCATCAAATTAAAGTCAATGATCTCGACATAGAAAAAACGGCATTCTCTGTTAATAGCGGAAAGTATGAGTTTTTACGAATGCCATTTGGCTTGAAAAATGCGCCACCCATTTTCCAACGTGCAATAGACGATGTGTTTCGTGAACACATAGGCAAAATTTGCTATGTGTACATAGACGATCTTGTGGTTTTTGGACGCAATTTAACCGAACATATCCACAACTTAAAAGTAATTTTGTCCACTTTGGAAAAAGCGAATCTTAAAGTTCAGCTACAAAAATCGAAACTTCTTTGTCTAAGTGTGGAATATCTCGGTTATATAATTACGTTGGATGGAATAAGACCTAACCAAGCTAAGATATCGACCATAAAAAACTGGCCAAAACCAACTAACACAAAGGAATTAAGAAGTTTTTTAGGCATGGTCGGCTACTATCGACGGTTTATCAAAGGGTATGCTGATCTAACTAAACCCTTGTCTAACCATTTACGAGGAAAAAATAATTCTTATTCTTTACCAATCGAACTAACATCAGAAGAGTTAAAATGTTTCGAAAGTATGAAATAGGTAATATCAGGAAACGATATTCTTACGTACCCAGACTTCGACAAACCGTTTCTGATAACAACTgatcccaaatagccagctcgtactttatagctgatttagggctgtttaatgaaaaatcgttccgatgtcgtactttgtggctgattaagagatagacggtactttgtggaactatggagctttttaacaggcacatggtactctttggaactttgcggctgattagcactatgtgtagggttcatgatggaaacttgaaggcttgttaagaaagggtactgaacttggtggaactttatagctttttaatgcatgacatcggtacaaggtggctcttgtcaaagtgtcgAAGACTGACGCCGGCAATcatctcattgctgctgcacaagttagattcgttaattgaagaatgaatattgagtgaagtgattgttAATTATcagtaaattgtgtaaaattttgtgtaatttatCAATAAgaaagatttaaaaatatacatgtGTGATTTGTTTCGTCTAAaatcttgttgtttatttcatcgatgacgcttgcttgaaaataaaacacaaagaaaaataatccctggcATCGTGGCATAAGAAAGCTGTTTAGGCGCTGTTTGAAAGACCCACatagaactttgatgctgtttatctactgcaaaaggcgaattagagcagcgatctttagcgtgccaaaatgagctgcttaagaaattctggctatttgggatGCCTCTAACTACGCCATAGGCGCAGTGATCAGTCAAGGTGAAGTGGGGAAGGATAAGCCAATACATTTTGCCTCGCGAACGCTTaacaaaagagaagaaaatttTTCAGCGACTGAAAAAGAGATGTTGGCAATTTATTGGTCGCTGAAAGTTTTTCGTAACTACATCTACGGTCAAAAGTTTAAAATCATACCAGACCATCAGCCTCTAACATTTTCACTATGGTCAAAAAACGTTAGCACCAAACTAAAGCGGTGGAAATCTTACTTAGAGGAACACGACTACGAAATGGTGTATACACCTGGTAAAAATAACGTGGTTGCTGACGCACTCAGTCACGTTCAGATATTTTGTCTAACACTCTGCTGAAGAAGACAGTTCAGACATGATTGAATGTACAGAAGCTCCTCTTAACGCTTTCATGCTTCAAATAGTGTTAGAGAAGGATGCTAATGAGGATACTCTAGTTTCCTATCCATTTCCCGGGTTCAAAAAAGTAATGATTAGAATGAACAATTTTACAGAACAATCTCTAACGGATATTATTAGGAAATACTTCATTCCTAATAAATAAACCGGTTTGAATTGTTCAGAAGAAATCTTaggaaaatttcaaaatatctTCAAAGTATATTCAAGCACAAGAATGTATAAGATACGTTTAACGCAAAATATTTTGAGGGATATTACGAACACAGAAGAACAAGAGAACATTATACAAGTTGAACACGAAAGGGCCCATCGAGGCATAGAGGAAAACAAACGTAAAATTTTgaggaaattttattttcccaaaattacacaaaaaattaGGAATTTCATTAAAGTTTGCGATGCGTGCAATACATGCAAATGTGATAGACGCCCATTGAAAGTAGAAATACAGGAAACACCTATACCAAACCATCCTTTTGATATTTTGCACTTGGACATATACCAGATAGACGGGGAAAACTTTCTTTCAAGCGTTGATAAATTTTCGAAATTTGGGCGAATGATCCCCATTAAATCAATTCGATTCATATTAGAAAAGCTTTCGAACAAACGATTACATCATATATAATTCCGTCTATTGTAGTAACGGATAACGAGAAATCTTTTCTATCAGCAGAAATTCGAGGGATAATGCTAGACCTTAATATAACAGCTTACATCACACCAAGCAATAAATCAGAAGTTAATGGTCAAGTAGAACGCTTCCATTCTACGATTACCGAAATGTATCGCATACAAAAACGTCTGCAACCTAACTACTCAACTAAAAGGCGTATGGCTACGGCACCAGCGATCCAGTGAGCGAGGACAAtctcggcatgaagctgctggagagccccgagcggtggaacaACATCCAGGAAGCTACACGTAGAAtcacgaaggtgttgcaacagctttggcgtgaggacgagctgcagctcaaTCTCCAGGCACACCTAGCAGCACTATCGACGAGAGCAGCAGCGGTAGACACCGGTCCGCTGGATGGTGAGCAGATGTCGGTTGATGGGGTGGCGGAACTCTTTAGATCCAACCGAGGTCGAACCAGACGGACCAGAAGAGGTCGCCGGAGGGCGGAGGAACGGGCGGAAGTTCGCCTTGCatccgcaatggcagcagccgaacggGAACGTGACAACTCTATCCTGATGGCGGCGgtgcgggcggaggaagcaggagaagcaccaccacccatccccatgAGAAGACGCGGACTGCCTCCTTCTCCGAGAACGGTAAGAGCGCGGCACGAACGGAGACTGTACCAGCAACGTCTCTACCGTCAACGCGCCAGGGAAGGgactctaccaccagtcccacatggtagaaaccggaggagcaggt contains:
- the LOC120898053 gene encoding uncharacterized protein LOC120898053 isoform X1 gives rise to the protein MKLLESPERWNNIQEATRRITKVLQQLWREDELQLNLQAHLAALSTRAAAVDTGPLDGEQMSVDGVAELFRSNRGRTRRTRRGRRRAEERAEVRLASAMAAAERERDNSILMAAVRAEEAGEAPPPIPMRRRGLPPSPRTVRARHERRLYQQRLYRQRAREGTLPPVPHGRNRRSRSAPSEADIIRRRMRRREMERLRRVARRVPSNQGVREALSADALAAITEATTSGR